In the genome of Helicobacter ganmani, the window GTCAAAGGAAGTCCCGCTGAAGCCATCATCATAATCCCAAAAATTGCAGCATAATTAGGCATTACCTTTGCGATTCCGCCAAACTCGGCAATCATTTTGGTATGCCTTCTCTCATAAATCATTCCTACAAGCATAAACAGCGCGCCACTGATAATCCCATGACTTAACATAAAAAAGACAGACCCGGAAATCCCCTCCATATTTAGCGCGAAGATTCCAATCATAATCACACCCATATGTGAAATAGAGCTATAAGCCACCACTTGCTTCATATCCTCTTGCGCAAATGCCACCATTGCGCCATAAACAATCATAATTAAAGACAAAATGGCAACAGGCATTAATAAAGCCACACTCGCATCAGGAAAAAGCGGCAAAGAGAAACGTACAAAACCATAAGTTCCCATTTTTAAAAGCACAGCCGCAAGGATAATAGAACCAATTGTCGGTGCTTGTCCGTGCGCATAAGGCAACCAAGTATGGAAAGGAAACATCGGCACTTTGACTGCCAAACCGCAAAAGAATGCAAGGAATAACATTATTTGCAAATCCTCTGGGATAAGGCTTAAACTATACCATTCCAACAGAGAAAATGTCCAAACCCCACTCACGCTAAAGTAATAATACGTTAAAAACAAGATTCCAATTAGCATAATCATTGAACCCAAAAAGGTATATAAGAAAAACTTCACAGCGGCATAGATTCTACTACCACTTCCCCAAGCACCAATAATATAAAGCATTGGCACTAAAGACAATTCCCAAAAGATATAAAACAAAATCATATCCAATGCGCAAAATACGCCAATCATTATGCTTTCAAGACATAAAAGCGAAAGGATAAGCTTCTTGGTTTCTTGTGTTTCATTCAAATAAATGAAGCCTATTAAACTAATCAATGCACTTAACACAATCAAAAAGAGAGAGATTCCATCTACACCCACAAGATAACTGATACCAAAATTAACCACTAAAGGAAGCGAAGTAACAAACTGAAATCCGTCTGCTTCTCTATCAAAGCTATACCATAAAAGCAATGCCAACCCTAGCTCAATAAAGCTAATAACGACTGCGTAAGCTTTAAGATTCTCTTTAATGCCAATTGCTAAAATTGCGCCAATGAATGGGAAAAAGATAAGCAAAGTTAAAAGGTAGTCCATACTGCCTCCATACAAACAAAAAATATTAATACAAGTAGCAATAAAACTACCACACCAAAAAACATAATTTTTAACATTTTAGAAAGATTCCCACCTTGAATCCATTGCATACTTTCTCCGCTACTATTAAGGAATCTTGCAATCATATCTACTACGAAATCTACCACACACTTATCAATCAACCAAGCAACTTTGGCAAGCCTAATATAATTCTGTATAAACAGCCTATCATACAGCATAGGAATATAATACTGATGGCTTAAGAGTTGATAAATAAAAGTTTCCTGCCATTTAGAAGAAAAACCACCTTTTTTGTATTTTAACACCGCAAATGCAATCCCACTTAAAGCCACAAAAGAAGTCAAGAAAATAAGATTCCAAATGGTTTGAGATTCCAAATTTGCGCTAAAATCAGGCAGGGTTTGCGTAACAAAATGATGAAAAGTTGGCTCAAAGAATCCCGCAAATACCGCCAAGATTCCAAGCGGCAACATAGCATAAAGCATATAAGGATAAGCCTCATAGGGATGCTCTTCTTCGTGCTTTTTCTCGCCAAAAAATACAAGCATAATCAGTCGGAAGCTATAAAATGCAGTTAAAAACGCACCCAACAATAATATTCCCCATAAGATATAAGCTCCAGAACCGAATGCAGCTTCCAAGATTTTATCTTTGGAGAAAAATCCAGAGAACGGATAGATTCCCGCTAAGGCAATAGACGCTAAAATCATCAAAATTGCAGTAATTTTAAGGGGACGATAAAGTGCTCCCATTTTTGAAATATCCAATTTATCGTGCATAGCGTGCATTACATTTCCAGCTCCCAAGAACAACAAAGATTTAAAAAAAGCGTGAGTCGCAAGGTGAAAAAGAGCAATCCAATAAGCCTCTAATCCTGCTGCAACAAACATATAACCTAACTGCGAAAGAGTAGAATATGCGATAATACGTTTCAAATCCTTATTCACTAATGCCATAGTTGCAGCAAAAAGTGCTACAAATGCTCCTAAACTCGCAATTAAAAAGCCAATTTCAGGAATCATTGTATAAAGTGGATTCGCCCGAATCACTAAATAAACTCCAGCAGTTACCATTGTTGCCGCGTGGATTAATGCAGAAACAGGGGTTGGACCTTCCATCGCATCTGCGAGCCAAGTATGCAAAGGAAATTGCGCACTTTTACCCATTGCACCCACAAAAAGTAGAATCCCAATTGCTATTAAAATCCCTTTGGGTGCTTCATACACACTACTTAAAACTTCTTCATAGCTCAAAGTGCCAAAAGTCCAATAGATTAAAAAGATTCCAAGCAACATTCCAAGGTCAGCGATTCTATTCATAATAAAGGCTTCATTTGCTGCAAAAGAAGCAGAATCACGCTCATACCAAAATCCAATCAACATCCAAGAACAAAGTCCAACGCCTTCCCAGCCAATGAATAATCCTGCAAAGTTATCACTCATAACCAAAATCAGCATAGAAAAGACGAAAGCACTCAAATAAATAAAGAATCTATTGAAACTTTTATCGTGGCTCATATAACCAATAGAATAGATATGCACGCACAAAGAAACAAGCGTTACTACAAATATCATTGTCGCACTAACACTATCTACTAAAAATCCAAAAGGAATATAAAGTCCCCCAGCTCCAATCCAATCCATTAGTATTACTTTGACAACACCACCTTGTAATGTATGCACAAAAAGCAATGCAGAGGCTAGAAATGAAAATCCCAACATCAAGGAAGCAAAGATTCCAACACTAATCAACTTCTGCTTTGAAGCAAATGGAATCCCAAACAATGAACCCACCAATGGCGCAAACAATGCAATATATAAAATCGCTTCCATACTTAGCCTTCCATAATTTGTAATTTATCTAAATCTAATGTATGATGCTTTTTATACCAAGCAATAAGCAACCCTACCCCAATTGCAACTTCGCTTGCCGCAACAGCGAGAATAAAGAATGCAAACATTTGTCCATTTAAATCCCCGAGATATTTTCCAACGGCGACGAATCCGACATTTACAGAGCTTAACAAAATCTCTGTTGCAAAAAATAACATTAGTAAATTTTTGCGTCTAAGCATTCCAAAGACGCCAATCATAAACATAAGACTAGATAAAATCAAATAATGATTAAGCGTTATCATCTTGCTCTCCTTTTGGTGCTTGCTCATTTAAGGTTAGAGAATAATGCATTCCTTTGCCAGCTAGCACAATTCCCGCAATCATTGCTACAAGCAACATCATTGCCGCAATTTCAAAAGGAATCAGAAATTTTGTAAAAAGCACATAGCCTACCATTTGCACATTTCCCACACCCTCTTGTGGTGGAATCACAGCTTCTAAAGTTGCAAGATTCTGCGTAATAATCGGAGCAACAACCACAATAACAAGCAGTAATGCCCCCAAACCGCTTAAGACAAACAAAACCCTAGGATTCGCAATTTTTTCATTTTGTAATTTTTGAGCATCAAAAAACATCATCGCAAAAGCATAAAGCGCAATGACCGCTCCCGTATAAACGACAATTTGCACAACACCCAAAAATTCTGCTCCAAGCAAAAAGAAAAAAGCAGAAACAAAAATCATTCCCGCCGCCAATGCACTTAAGGCATAAAGGATATTGCGCGTTGTAACCACGACCAAAAACATTGCTAAAGTTAAAGCGCAAAATGTGTAAAACGCAATGGCTTCAAGCATTGACTTCCTCCTTTTGTTTTATTTCTGCGGTTGTTTTTATTGCATTTTCATCTGTCTCTTCTAAATATTTCAAAGGGGTGAGCTTAATATGTTTATCCGCATCTACGCTTATGCTTCCAACACCGCTAAATTCAGAATCCCGCCCGCTTAACACTTTATCAATCGGTGTTAGCATATCATTTTTCAAAGCAAAAGACGCTCTTTGTTCGCTTGCATTCTCGTATCTCTTTCCATGCACAATCGCAAGTTCAGGGCAAACCTCTGCACACAATCCGCAATAAATACATCGCCCAAAGTTAATGCTATATTCAAAGACTTTTTTGCGTCTATCCTCACCATATCCTGTTTCCATACGAATGCAATTTGCCACACAAATCTTTTCACATAATCCGCAACCAATACATCGCTCGTTTCCGCTTTCAAGCAAACGTTTTAGCTCATGCACTGCACGATAACGCGGACTTAATGGTAATTTTTCTAATGGATATTGCACAGTGTGGATTTGCGCCTTGTAAAACTCCTTAAATACAAGCCACAAGCCTACAAACAATTCACCCTTTAATGCGCGATTCCAAAACCTCACAAATTTTTGCGCATTACTCAAGAGAGGTGTTTGCTCAACAATCTTGATATATTTACTCAATTTCCACCTCCTAAACAAATGATACCCGTAACAAAAACATTTAAAAGTGCGAGCGGAAATAAGACTCTCCAACATAAACCCATAAGTTGGTCTGGGCGAATATGAGGATAAGCTGCTCTTGCCCACATAAATAAAAAGATAAGAAAACTGACTTTTAAGATAATTGCGATTCCTCCGGGAATGAATCCAAGCGGATTAAAACCACCTAGGAAAATCAAAGACACAACAAAAGACAATGCAATCATACTTGCATATTCACCAATAAAAAACATTCCCCAACGCATTCCCGCATATTCTGTCGCATATCCCGCAACAATTTCCGCTTCGTGTTCTAGCAAATCAAAGGGTGTCCTATTAAGCTCTGCATAACCAGCAAACAAAAATAAAACAAACGCTAGAGGCTGTGAAAATATCAGCCAATTTGTGATTCCTCCTCCTTGATAATTGTTAATATCAATCAAGGATAAAGAGCCAACTAACATTAAAGGCGCCAAAAGAGATAACCCAGAAACAACTTCAAAACTAAGTAATTGCACCGCTGTTCTTGCTGCCCCCAAAATAGACCATTTACTATTTGCACTAATACCACCCAGCAAAGGACCATATAAGCCAGCAGCCCCAACACCAAGCACAAATAGAATCCCGACATTAATATCTGAAATGATAGGTTGAATGGTATAACCAAAAAGCTCAAATTCAGGAAAAAATGGAATTGGAGCCATTGCGATAAAAGCGGTTGCTGCTGTAATTGTTGGTGCGATTCTAAAGATAAGGCGATTTGCTCCACTTGGCACAATATCTTCTTTGGTAAAAAGCTTAATCCCATCGGCTAAAATCTGCAAAACCCCAAAAGGTCCCACCATCGTTGGACCTAAACGACGTTGGAAAAAAGCTAGAATCTTGCGCTCTACATAAGTCGTAAAACCTGCCAATGCTGAAAAAATCAGCACGACAAGTAAAATTTTAATCAGCGTCTCAATAATATAATTCATACCAAAACCTTTAAAGAAACATTCGCATAACGCGTTGTTGGAAAAAGTTTAAATTCCTCAAATTCGCACACGCCAAGTGCTGCAAATTCACCCTCCATTTCTTTATCAAGAATCGCTAAGGTTTCTACCACTTCTCCATTTGCAAAACGCACTTCCACCTTATCTCCTGCGTTAATTCCAAGCTTTTGAGCGTATGCTTCACTGCATTGCAATCCATTTTTAGTATCCAGATATGCAGATTGCAAAGTGCTTTCTGAAAAATGTGCAATCGGATTGCGCGCATAGAGATTATAGGATTCCAACTCTGTCAATTCTATTGGCGAAATCTCTAAAGGTTCTTTTGGGAAATGAACTCCCAACAAATACCCACGCACTTCAGAGCCATCGTTTAAAAATCCAAACTTCAAATCATCGTATTCTACACTTTTAAAGCCTTTTTCTATGGATAATTCCGATGTGTAATCTATCGTGGATTCGTATTCTAGCCCCAGCACTTTGGCAATATCATTTAATTCATATCCATTATAAGACGTTGCAGGAGTTAAAGGCACAACCCTTTTATCCACATTTACCAATGTGCCTTCTTGCTCATTTAGATAAGGCATTTGTAGAGAGTTTTCTGCACCCACGCCGATTCTATAATGCCCTTGCGCATTGTAGCCAATACTATATCCCACGCCCTCTTTATCTAACTCACAAATCAAAGCAATACCTAATGCATTTGTCGTAGGTGGAAGCAATAGAATCTTAACCATACTCAAATTTTCAATATAGCCCAAGATTTTTGCAATATTTTCGGAATTTTTCGCACGATACACATCAAATCCGACAATCAAAATCGGATTCTTTGCGCCCTGTATTCCATTCTTTGTCGCTTCTATGGATTCTTTCAAGCCACCGCAATAATCATACAATGCACTTGTGATAACTTCTACTTCTTGTGCGATTTTTTCTACTTCCTCTTTTTCTATAAATTTTTCATTACCCTCCTCGTCTAAGACAACATTACCCTCTTTGTCTAGCTCTTTTACCTTAACTTTCTTTTTGACTTCTTTTGTAATTGTCTGCATTTCTTTGCGTTCGTATCGTTCAATTTGTGATTTCAAAGAAAGAGGCATTTGCTCTCTTGGAATACACACACTTGCCAACAACAATGCAAGGGCTTCTTCGCTATTTGGTTTATAGATTCCATTAATTGTGGTTTTTACAAAACGATTCACAACAACATCTTGCATTGTGTGAAAATACGCTAAATTCGCGCCTTTATTCTGTTTCATTGCATTGTTAATTTTATGTGTAACCACAGGCATATCATAGCTCAATGCTCCACCAAAGCACATAACAAAAGTGCTTTGTGTAATATCTTTTTGATTTGCGTTTCCTAACGAGCCACTAACTTTCAAATAAGAATCTAAAAATCTTTTAAAAGGATAAACTTCCTCACATACCAACTTATAACCAAACTTTTCTTTTAGATTCTGTAAAATCAAAGCTTCCTCGTTGCTTATATTTCCTGCAAAACGAATCGTTTGTGCTTCTTTAAAGGCGGCAATGCTTGCGTTGAAAGCTTCCTTATCTTTTTGGACTTGCCGATTATTCACATCAAAGCCCAATCTTCCCGCAGGACAAAGTGTAGAAAAATTCCAATCACTACTGACGCGATATACCTTTCTTTCATCTCCTCCGATTCCGCTTTGCTTCACTTCATAGGTCAGCGCACAACCATTACCGCAATGCACACAAGTGCTAGGGATTTTCTCTAACTCCCACGCATTGGAACGATACTGAAAATGCCCAATCGTGAGCGCACCTACGGGGCATACACTGACACACTCCGCACAATCAGCGCACGCTTCTGCCTCCACACCATTTAGTCCTATCAAGGATTTTTTGAATTTCGTCCAAACCCCATAAGCATCTTTTGGCATAATATCTTTATATTCTTTGGACGGCATATCACCTTCGCGTTTTTGGGCTTTAATGTGAGATTTACCAATTTTATCTTTACAGAGTGTTACGCAACGTTCACATACAATACAAAGATTTGGGTCATAAACTGCCTTACCCCAAGAATCAAATTTCTTCTCATCATCTTTCATCGCATAATTCTGCTCATCTACGCCTACATAATGTGTGTAATTTTGCAATTCACATTCACCGCTTTTGTCGCATACTCCGCACTGCAAAGGGTGATTTACAACATACGCTTGCATAATTGCTTTGCGCTCTTCTTCAATTTCTTTGGTATTTACCAAGATTTGCATACCCTCCTTTACTTTTGCATTACACGCATACACGCGTTTGCCATCCGCCTCTACCATACACATTTTACACGCAAGCGTAGGAGATGCACAAGAAAGATAACAAATCGCGGGAATAAACACTTCATTGGCACGCGCGGCATTCAAAATGCTCTCGCCCTCTTCACAAAGAATCTCACAACCCTCAATCGTTACTTTTATTTTTTCCATTATGCCACCTTGCTTATTTTGACTTTTTTATAGCAAAATTCATATTTTAAATCCCAAAAGTCTTGAAAATTCAATGTTTGTGGAATCCACAAAATCCCAACCATACCTTTTAATTGCATATTCTTACGCAGTTTAACTTGTATTATTTTATCTGATTGTATTAGTTGTACTTCAATTTCTGATTCCTCTTGTATCTTGCTTACTTGACTAAATTGTTTAGAAACCTCCAAGATTGGCTCTCTTAATGCTTTGGTTTGCAAATACGCTACTAATCCGTCATAACACTCTAATTCGTCCAATGCGTCTATGCAAGTCTTTTTTTGAGTCTCTATCTCTTTGGGTGCAGATTCTAAAAATACAATTTCTATTTGATTTAGCGCATTACTCAAAAGTGCTAGAATCTTTCCAATATTACGCGCTCTCTTGTGTGTGCTTAAATCTCTCCCCAACACAAGCACATTTTTTCGTGATTGAAAACTTTGT includes:
- a CDS encoding NADH-quinone oxidoreductase subunit M produces the protein MDYLLTLLIFFPFIGAILAIGIKENLKAYAVVISFIELGLALLLWYSFDREADGFQFVTSLPLVVNFGISYLVGVDGISLFLIVLSALISLIGFIYLNETQETKKLILSLLCLESIMIGVFCALDMILFYIFWELSLVPMLYIIGAWGSGSRIYAAVKFFLYTFLGSMIMLIGILFLTYYYFSVSGVWTFSLLEWYSLSLIPEDLQIMLFLAFFCGLAVKVPMFPFHTWLPYAHGQAPTIGSIILAAVLLKMGTYGFVRFSLPLFPDASVALLMPVAILSLIMIVYGAMVAFAQEDMKQVVAYSSISHMGVIMIGIFALNMEGISGSVFFMLSHGIISGALFMLVGMIYERRHTKMIAEFGGIAKVMPNYAAIFGIMMMASAGLPLTMGFVGEFLSLLGFFQISPILAGVAGISIIVGAIYMLNLYRKAFYGKVINQENLKLQDLDKREWSALLPLVAIVIWLGVYPKPILTPINKGVENMLAVMYSRVVAPETKAFLGIDLELSEFLQQGESSNIENLENLENSQGEKKDSQEAIKENNATNAESLQEEGR
- the nuoL gene encoding NADH-quinone oxidoreductase subunit L; its protein translation is MEAILYIALFAPLVGSLFGIPFASKQKLISVGIFASLMLGFSFLASALLFVHTLQGGVVKVILMDWIGAGGLYIPFGFLVDSVSATMIFVVTLVSLCVHIYSIGYMSHDKSFNRFFIYLSAFVFSMLILVMSDNFAGLFIGWEGVGLCSWMLIGFWYERDSASFAANEAFIMNRIADLGMLLGIFLIYWTFGTLSYEEVLSSVYEAPKGILIAIGILLFVGAMGKSAQFPLHTWLADAMEGPTPVSALIHAATMVTAGVYLVIRANPLYTMIPEIGFLIASLGAFVALFAATMALVNKDLKRIIAYSTLSQLGYMFVAAGLEAYWIALFHLATHAFFKSLLFLGAGNVMHAMHDKLDISKMGALYRPLKITAILMILASIALAGIYPFSGFFSKDKILEAAFGSGAYILWGILLLGAFLTAFYSFRLIMLVFFGEKKHEEEHPYEAYPYMLYAMLPLGILAVFAGFFEPTFHHFVTQTLPDFSANLESQTIWNLIFLTSFVALSGIAFAVLKYKKGGFSSKWQETFIYQLLSHQYYIPMLYDRLFIQNYIRLAKVAWLIDKCVVDFVVDMIARFLNSSGESMQWIQGGNLSKMLKIMFFGVVVLLLLVLIFFVCMEAVWTTF
- the nuoK gene encoding NADH-quinone oxidoreductase subunit NuoK, producing the protein MITLNHYLILSSLMFMIGVFGMLRRKNLLMLFFATEILLSSVNVGFVAVGKYLGDLNGQMFAFFILAVAASEVAIGVGLLIAWYKKHHTLDLDKLQIMEG
- a CDS encoding NADH-quinone oxidoreductase subunit J — protein: MLEAIAFYTFCALTLAMFLVVVTTRNILYALSALAAGMIFVSAFFFLLGAEFLGVVQIVVYTGAVIALYAFAMMFFDAQKLQNEKIANPRVLFVLSGLGALLLVIVVVAPIITQNLATLEAVIPPQEGVGNVQMVGYVLFTKFLIPFEIAAMMLLVAMIAGIVLAGKGMHYSLTLNEQAPKGEQDDNA
- the nuoI gene encoding NADH-quinone oxidoreductase subunit NuoI, producing MSKYIKIVEQTPLLSNAQKFVRFWNRALKGELFVGLWLVFKEFYKAQIHTVQYPLEKLPLSPRYRAVHELKRLLESGNERCIGCGLCEKICVANCIRMETGYGEDRRKKVFEYSINFGRCIYCGLCAEVCPELAIVHGKRYENASEQRASFALKNDMLTPIDKVLSGRDSEFSGVGSISVDADKHIKLTPLKYLEETDENAIKTTAEIKQKEEVNA
- the nuoH gene encoding NADH-quinone oxidoreductase subunit NuoH, whose translation is MNYIIETLIKILLVVLIFSALAGFTTYVERKILAFFQRRLGPTMVGPFGVLQILADGIKLFTKEDIVPSGANRLIFRIAPTITAATAFIAMAPIPFFPEFELFGYTIQPIISDINVGILFVLGVGAAGLYGPLLGGISANSKWSILGAARTAVQLLSFEVVSGLSLLAPLMLVGSLSLIDINNYQGGGITNWLIFSQPLAFVLFLFAGYAELNRTPFDLLEHEAEIVAGYATEYAGMRWGMFFIGEYASMIALSFVVSLIFLGGFNPLGFIPGGIAIILKVSFLIFLFMWARAAYPHIRPDQLMGLCWRVLFPLALLNVFVTGIICLGGGN
- a CDS encoding NADH-quinone oxidoreductase subunit G, which translates into the protein MEKIKVTIEGCEILCEEGESILNAARANEVFIPAICYLSCASPTLACKMCMVEADGKRVYACNAKVKEGMQILVNTKEIEEERKAIMQAYVVNHPLQCGVCDKSGECELQNYTHYVGVDEQNYAMKDDEKKFDSWGKAVYDPNLCIVCERCVTLCKDKIGKSHIKAQKREGDMPSKEYKDIMPKDAYGVWTKFKKSLIGLNGVEAEACADCAECVSVCPVGALTIGHFQYRSNAWELEKIPSTCVHCGNGCALTYEVKQSGIGGDERKVYRVSSDWNFSTLCPAGRLGFDVNNRQVQKDKEAFNASIAAFKEAQTIRFAGNISNEEALILQNLKEKFGYKLVCEEVYPFKRFLDSYLKVSGSLGNANQKDITQSTFVMCFGGALSYDMPVVTHKINNAMKQNKGANLAYFHTMQDVVVNRFVKTTINGIYKPNSEEALALLLASVCIPREQMPLSLKSQIERYERKEMQTITKEVKKKVKVKELDKEGNVVLDEEGNEKFIEKEEVEKIAQEVEVITSALYDYCGGLKESIEATKNGIQGAKNPILIVGFDVYRAKNSENIAKILGYIENLSMVKILLLPPTTNALGIALICELDKEGVGYSIGYNAQGHYRIGVGAENSLQMPYLNEQEGTLVNVDKRVVPLTPATSYNGYELNDIAKVLGLEYESTIDYTSELSIEKGFKSVEYDDLKFGFLNDGSEVRGYLLGVHFPKEPLEISPIELTELESYNLYARNPIAHFSESTLQSAYLDTKNGLQCSEAYAQKLGINAGDKVEVRFANGEVVETLAILDKEMEGEFAALGVCEFEEFKLFPTTRYANVSLKVLV